GTGCAAATCCGCCTTCATCTCCTAATGCTGTGCTTAAGCCTTTTTTCTTTAAAATATCTTTTAAAGTATGATAAGTAATTGCACTTGAGAATAATTTTTCTTTAAAAGTATCAAAACCTGTTGGAAGTAACATAAACTCTTGAATATCTATATTATTATCAGCATGAGCTCCACCATTTAATACATTTAGCATAGGTGTAGGAAGTGCGTTAAACTCTCCACATAAATATCTATATAATGGTAAATTACTAGCATTTGCCCCTGCTTTTGCAACTGCCATTGAAATTCCTAAAACTGCATTAGCACCTAAGCTAGAATAATTACTCGTGCCATCAACTGCTAATAAATGCTCATCAATTTCTCTTTGATTAAATACGCATTTGCCTATAAGTCCAGCTGCAACATGCTTAGCATTATTTACTGCTTTACTTACGCTTTTACCGAAGAAATAGCTCCCACCATCTCTTAATTCTAAAGCTTCATTAATCCCTGTGCTAGCACCACTTGGAACTATTGCTTCGCCACTAATACCATTTTCTAAAACTACTTTAACCTTAACGCTAGGATTACCCCTGCTATCTAGCACTTCAAGTGCATCAATCTTCGCTATTTTCACCAACTTCTCCTTCTAATGTAATATCATCGCCTATACTAGCTTTGATTTTTTCTGCAATTTCATTTGCTATTTCTTTGTTTTCTTTTAAGAAAATTTTAGCATTTTCTCTACCTTGACCTAGTTTATTACCACCATAGCTAAGCCAAGCACCACTTTTATCTACAATATCAAGCTTAATACCATAATCAATTAATTCGCCTTCATAGCTAATGCCTTCTCCATACATAATATCAAATTCTGCTGTTTTAAATGGAGGTGCAACTTTATTTTTAACTATTTTTGCTTTTGTTCTATTTCCAATAGGCTCTTCGCCTTGTTTTAATGTAGCGGTTTTTCTAATATCAATTCTTACACTTGCATAGAACTTAAGTGCATTTCCACCCGTTGTTGTCTCTGGACTTCCATAACCTGTTTGACCTATTTTCATACGAATTTGATTTATG
This is a stretch of genomic DNA from Campylobacter sp. RM12651. It encodes these proteins:
- the eno gene encoding phosphopyruvate hydratase, producing the protein MVKIAKIDALEVLDSRGNPSVKVKVVLENGISGEAIVPSGASTGINEALELRDGGSYFFGKSVSKAVNNAKHVAAGLIGKCVFNQREIDEHLLAVDGTSNYSSLGANAVLGISMAVAKAGANASNLPLYRYLCGEFNALPTPMLNVLNGGAHADNNIDIQEFMLLPTGFDTFKEKLFSSAITYHTLKDILKKKGLSTALGDEGGFAPNLRSNEEAIELLLEAINKAGFSGKINLALDVAASELYSDGKYDYEGKKLSSDEMINEYEKLLKYPILSIEDALAEQDYEGWVNLTKKIGSRTQLVGDDLFVTNVKLLQKGIDEGMANAILIKPNQIGSISQTIDAIKLAHANGYNTIMSHRSGESEDNFIADFSLVCKYIKTGAPARGERTAKYNRLLEIEAGF